In Erigeron canadensis isolate Cc75 chromosome 8, C_canadensis_v1, whole genome shotgun sequence, the DNA window ATGCTGAAAGAGTCTGAGTTTTGGAAACTGGGGGTATGGTGGCAGGTAAAATTTTGGTTTGGGAAACATGGGTTTTACGAATACTTTTGCTGACCTCCTTGTTCTACATAATTGTTTGGGAAAGACCTCATTTATCCAAAAAGTTTTCTGAAACAAGATAAAATCTCAATTGcttactattattttttctaaatagTTTTGACCAATCAAAATGACTTAAGGTAGCAATCCCTCTAGGATCTGTTTGTGCCATTTTTTcaaattctcttttttttttttggcaaattAGAAGCAATTGTAATGCAATATGTGCGATCAACTGACTTCTGTTTTGTTAACATGAACCACATCCTATATTTCGTACTACATTGGATCCAACTTAGGCTCAAGTGAAGTGCTTTCAAAATCTGCATTATGTGGAACGACATGAAGATCATACAATTGCACATGCCATTCAGGCTTCTTATGAGAAAACCAAGGTTTGCCACCTCATTGCCACTTCCCCAACCCCTATGAGAAATGAGAGTAATAATACATGAGATGTATTGCTTCTCTCTTTTAGGTTTATCTTTGGCCTGGTCCGACTAAAGGTGGCATGAAGACAGGAAAACCTGTTCGGGCTATATTACATCTAGCTGGTTTCAAAAATGTTAAATCTAAGGTAAAACAGCTAGTTTTCATTGGTATTCATCTGTGAATAAGATCTAATGGGTTTTAATCTTTACTATTTTAGATCGTTGGGTCCAGAAATGCAGATAACACGGTTAAAGCTGTTTTTAAGGGTTTGAATGCGGTAAGATATATACACTTAGTTGAAGCAAGTTAttattaacttctttttttagtattatttttccctctttttttattttattatttttttttttgggggtttGAAAAGCACTAGGTTGACCCGGAACCACCAACACCCCCATAACTGATCGGAAGAGTTGGTTTATCTCATATGCTTAAAATAAGTATGTTGAGTGACACTctaattaaatgaataaatagtTTTAACAGGTTTTTTTGGCAGTAAAAATATTctatgtacgatttttgagccGTTCCCATTCAAAAACATCTACAACTTTGACCTgttatatatgaaaacataACCTGAAGTCCTGAATCAACATGTTTACAAGAAAATGCTTGATATTGCCTCATTTACTTAGCTAGAGTTCTCCATTTGCTATACATAGGGTCATAGAAAGAACCCGCATGGGGCTTATATTAACGGAATCTACCAGAAATCATTTTTTGAATAACAACACAGGTCATCATgagtattatttaatttatgatttgaTTATCATTTGCAGATAGAAACTCCCAAAGATGTGCAACAGAAATTCGGCCGGGTTGTGGTGGATTCATATCTGTTATCATGAGTGATTAAAAAATTGAGAAGACTAGCTAATCTGTTAGATACGTTAAAGCCACAACAAAGTAACATTGACGAAATCAAAATTGAGGCATGTTGCTAGTTGACATCACCTTTTGATTCATGAGTACAATTGTTTCAACAAGTTGTTTGGTTGACCCAGGAAGGGAATATCTATGATGCCCTATAATTTGCTTTCGAGTAAGCTGTAAGCTATATAATCCAAACACCATTAAAAGTGttggctatttttttttaattaatgcaaTAAGCTAGCAAGTTAATACAAACACCATTAAATTCTAGTTGGATAATATCTTTGAAAATCCCTAAATCAAGCCTTTTTTAACTATTACTCGTGGGCGTGTTTTGCCCTTTGGATTTGGAACGACGGACATAATGAAACCCAAAGGTCGTGCGTGCTTTAAACGGGATGACTGTGAAAAACTAATAGAATGATCTTTTTAAAGCGGTTATTAAAAATGATGGTTTCAGATACTTTCTTAACGAAATATCTGGTCATTAAATCATTTAACAAGTAAACGGATGATTCTCCTTGTTTAGATTATTTGGGAAAGATGAATTTCTAATCCACATATATGTGGTCTATCTATGACAAATTTTGATTCTTTTTACTTGTCATCTCAAGGTGTCTAATTAATAGTTATGGTGGTTTAAGTATCAAATACTTTATTAGTAACAAaaacattttatcaaattacTATTTGACTATTACTTTGTTATCAATAATAGTATTAGTATTACTAAGTATTACTATTTAGTAATACTATTACTATCACCACCTATTCACATAATTGGGAATCAACCAAGTTTTTTGCTTGTTGATAAATCTAATTGGCTAGTTTTTTTgagttaatttttaaatatgcatTGGTAATTATACCACCAGTTACAAACGTAAAAAATATTTCTCGCTACATGTTAATTCTAATAAGTAGTGTAGTTTATAAAGAAAGTTTTCATATATTCTTTTCATAAAACACATAATATGATATAtgtccaaaataaaaaaatttcaatacaTAATATCTAAAGATGCTAAAACATGTTTTAAGAATACATAATATCTAATGATGCTAAAACATGTTTTAAGAATATACACTAGTATGATATTTTGGAGTTTATGCCTTTATGgatgatatatatgaaaacatgaaggaaaaaaaaagcgCACTCCAAATGGATTAGAGACGAATACATATTTCATTTCGGGGTCTTTTACACGAATTTCAAAGTACAAGGACATAAAATGGCAAAAAAGTGTATAAGGGGTTTCATTTCCATTAACATGAACCCCAAAGTTCATTTCGAGAGTTTATAAAGCAGTAGCAGCAGCAGCCGGCAAATACGACGCACGCCACTTATTGAATCACCGCCGTTATTTATTTTCGGTACCGGAATCTTTCCTCTGATAGTGGTCatcattaaatataatatatatatatatatttcatatatcatTTCTTGATCTCTTAACTCATGTTTTatcaataaatatttatactttAAGTAATGTGTTTAGATATATTACATTACTTGATATAATATAAGATAATCACTCCAACGTATAtagtaaaaagaaataattgatGGAAATGTGATATTGTGTGTGTGGGGTGGGGGGATGTTTGTTACTATAGTGACCCAGAAAGTGCATATgcagtgtttgatgaaatgcctgaaCGGAATTTTTGCGGGTTACTGTTGAGGTACACCGGTGTAAATTGTGGTTTCTGGATATCTTGTAATTGGGTAACTAAGAATGCAGATAACGGGTAGTTTTTCggcttttgagtttttttttttctggagtATCCAAGTAGACACTTTTACAAGAGCAAGTTATTTAAATTGTAAGAATTTGTTGGttaatttgttctttttttGATATGTTTGTAGCGTAGGGTGGCAATCCTATTAGCTGTTTATGTAAATAGTTATATAGGTGGCTGCTGTATACGGACTATGTATTAGTTTTGTTCAGTTAAGATCAAATCTGCATAAACCAAGCCCCCCGTCAAAGTATAGGAGTTTTGATTTCTAATTTCTAGTCAACCGAGTTCTTGTAGTGTACTATCATCTTGTTAGTTAGTTTGCATACGTTTTTGAACTAACTACTTCAGTGCTTATACCAGGAATCCTAAGATTGATATCGAATTATATTAGTATTCTAGTTTTTAAATCTCCGTTGTCCAATTTGCTTGTGTATATTCTTTGTGCTAAAAGAATACCATATAAAGGCTTGTTTTCTGCCACCATTGTCTTATTTCTTTGATTTTGTTAGTTAATATTGCTTGTAATAAACAACAAGTTGATTTTTGTGTTACTTCTAAAATGCTACATTTAAGTTTTGCTTTTCATTTGTTCCTGGCGCAGGGTACCCCTGTATACCATATATATTCTTGGTATATAGAGAACACAATTTTTGCACAGGCACTGCCATAACACATGTGCCCTCTATGCATCTGATACagtaaaaatatagtttttggTAGCTGTCATAATAATGTCTACAATCAAGATGATGAGCAAATCACGAGTTTCAAAAGACTTTTTCAGCCGGATAAGGTCTGGTGGTACTTTTTCCAGATCATTTTCTACATCACAACAATGGCCGCATGTTCTGCCTAGCCAAACACGTGCATTTAATATGAATCACTTACAATCTACTCTTTTTGGGAATCGGAATCGAAATGGAAGTCGACTCTTCGCGTCCATGTCCAACTCCTATGGTGCCAATGACAGAATCGTTCGTGAACTTCTAGCTGAAGTTGAGAGGGAAAAACAGAGGGAGAGAGATCAGAGAAAAAGAGCTGGTTTGGGTACAGCAGATATTGATGCCGAGGATGATGAAGATTACATGGGCGTGGGCCCACTCATTGAGAAACTGGAGAAGGAGAGTGCTAAAAATGTTGACCCTCGTATCCTTAATATGAGGGAGGAGCCCACTGATTCTGAAAGTGAAGAAGACGATCATAGATTCACTTATGAAGCCATTCAAAATCGACAAGACGTGATGCAGAAGAAACTCAAACGTCATGAAGAGCTTCTCCAGGGTTTCACTAAATCAGGTATTTTTGTTCAATAATTTTTTGGTATGAAGTTTGAAATCATGGAAGATGAATTTATACAGCAAAAATTTATTAAAGTTCAAATTATCTTGATCTAAGGTAAATTACCTATGATAATCGATTTTCAGACACCACACTTGTGCCTTGCCACCGTCATGAAAGGGGCAACATGGCGAAGAGTTACTAATACCTTAGAAGCCATGTCTTCATTTTTGCGGGTTATTGGATCTGATTaccttatttttaaattattgaaaCTTCGGTGGGATTGGAGTTTCTTAGTTTCTTAGTTTCCATGGTACTAAAACTATGCTCATAGATTGTCTCTTATGATCATACCTTTTTTGATCAGAAAATCTTGACGATGCATTCAAGTGGATGCATAGAATTGACAAATTCGAGGAAAAGCATTTACGCCTGTTGCCTGAATACCGTGTCATTGGTGATCTAGTGAACCGGCTGAAAGAAGCCACTGGCAAGGACAAATTTCTTCTCCAGCATAAGCTGAATAGGGCTATTAGATTAGTTAAGTGGAAGGAAGCTTATGATCCTAATAACCCTGCCAACTATGGAGTTATTCAAAATATGCAGTCACAGCATGATCCTGCTCAGGATGATGAAAAGGAAAAGCACTTTGTTAAAGGTGCATCAGATGATGAGGAAGAATTTGATGATATGAAAGAGGCTGATAATATATTGTTAGAGAAGATAAATGTCATTGACCGGAAGCTTGAAGAGAAATTAGCACAGTTGGATCACACTTTTGGAAGAAAAGGTAAGGTACTGGAGGAGGAGATAAGGGATCTTGCTGAAGAGAGAAACTCTCTGACTGAGAAGAAGAGAATACCCCTTTTCAGAAAAGTAAGCTTTTTATATCTTGAGTTAGTTATATGTTCTGCTAGGTCAGTGGCTATATTAGAAAGACTTAGAGGTGGTTCTGTGAATGGGTCAAACTGATTCAAGGTGACCTGAATGTTTGGCCATTTTGccaatttttagttttgaacTGTAGTTCTGTGAATGATGGTTAGtcaaatcaaatatgaaatgTAAGAATTCGaggttaattaaataaaaactcacTGAAACTgaagtttatattgattttatattgaGACCTGGCATCTAAATCATGTATGTTGAATatcatttgaaattgaaaataataaattgaATTTGATTAAGACTAGGTTATAAACGTTTATAGGATTAGTATTCTGTAATAGAGGCAGAGCTTATTatgtttagggttttggaatgtaTAATACGacaacaatacccaatcccACCAAGGAGGGGTTTGGAAATATATACTATCGAATATAGTCTTATAAATGATGAGCACCCTTCTAGTTTCTGAAGAAATGTTTCTACTTACTaaacaatataaatattctTGCGTAGTCTATTAGGCTTTATAATTTTGGAGTTATCAGTATCAGATACAAGCAATGTAGTAACAAGATGAGCATATTTCATAATTGTTGATTTAactttatgtttatgtatatcTGTGTCTCTGTGTGTATATGTTTAATTCACTCACTAATTGGGACTTTCTGTATATGACCCACAGTTTTcccaattttttgttttatcatgTATATCTAAGggttttgtttgtgtgtgtacaATGACAGGGTTTTGATGTGAAACTCATTAATGTTAACCGGACATGTAAAGTTACGAAGGTATGatattttaaacttaatttGTTATGCATCAAAGCCGTTTAcaattgttttttcttttcctgCAGGGAGGCCAGTTGATCAAATATACGGTAATGCTTGTTTGTGGGAATTATCATGGTGTCATAGGTTTTGCTAAGGCAAAAGGTCCAGCAATTCCCAGTGCGTGTCAGAAGGTAAATTTAATTCTAATGATAGTGTTATAAATATCAATTGTAAATCTAAAATGTAACAATGGTGTAGGATTTGTAATTATCAGTTCTCAAATGCTCATTGTAAACGCTCTTTATTGTGGACTGCATTGAATTTACCCCAGGCTCACGAGAAATGCTTTGAAAATCTCCATTATGTGGAACGACATGAAGACCATACAATTGCCCATGCCATTCAGACTTCTTATAAGAAAACAAAGGTTTGCATCCATATTGCCATTTTCCCAATCTTTTTGAGAAACAGTGTATTGAAACAGATGAAGTTGGTTGATGCTTTGCTTCTTTTTTAGGTGTATCTATGGCCTGGCCCAACTCAAGGTGGCATGAAGGCAGGCAGAACTGTCCAAACTATCTTAGATCTGGCTGGTTTGAAAAATGTGAAGTCTAAGGTAACACAGCTTGGCTCTCATCCGTGTTTAATTTTTGTGGCCAAGAGCTAATAGTTCTAAACCTTTGCTTTTTTAGGTTGTTGGGTCGAGAAATCCACATAACACAGTGAAAGCTCTTTTCAAGGGTTTGAATGCAGTAAGTAGGATAACTCTTATATATACTGTGGTATCATGCAACAGAGGTGGCAAAATTAGTGGGTAGGGTTGGTTCGGTAACCTATCTAGACAGTCTAAATTTGTCCCGAAACACTTTTTATACACTATCAAATAGTTAGAGTGCCAAATGTGATTGAAAAGTATATCCTAAATAATACTCTAACCtatttttattatcaataaAGTGATTTAGGAGGTTCTATGAACTAAAAACATGCTTTGGATGGCTTTTGAGCCTTTATATTAATGTTTCGATATATTTGTTTACCCATTTGAGATGTCTGAGATAAAGACGTAACCGGAATTCACCCAGTTCATAAGTAAATGTATTGCTTCCTCTAATTTGAGGTCTACGTAAGTAGGGTACTCCATCTACAACACATACGGTCACAAGCAAGATGTGGCTTGTATCTATGAAACCCTCTTAAAGGATCTTCGaaagcatttttattttttaatcacaCCCTTGGTATTTTCTTTGAACTATGATTTTGATTCATGTTTCCAGATAGAAACTCCCAAAGACGTGCAAGAGAAGTTTGGGCGGGTTGTTGCTGAGTCATATTTGCTATGATGAGgtaattgagatttgagaaggttATTTAGTGTGTTAGACGTGGATTATATGGACCGAGAGGTGTTTGACCCTCGACCGTGAAAAGCCGCAACAATAGAACATCGGCAGAATGAATAATGGAAGCAAGTTGCTAGTTGACTTCACCTTTTGTATCATGTTCATCGGAACTGCTGTTTCAACAAGTTGTTGGCTTGATTTTACCTGCTTAATCTTTCATACGAATTCGTGGGGTGTATCTGTATAACCAATGTAAGGGTTTTTCCTTTAGGTTGCTGGATGGTATTATATTTGCTTGTTTTGATCTGCAATTGAGGATTTCGAACCAGTGATTCCATAGCGcactaatttatcataaaatttgaaGTTACTTTATGATTTATATTTGGTCGGTTAGTATGCTTGTATGAATTATGAAACTTGCTacaataactttatttttggttGTGTTGGTACGAAACATGCTAAACAAAGCTTTCCTTGTCGGATTAAATCGTTTTGTATGCTTTTGGTGCATTTAGTAAAACTTTGTTGACATCTTGGAAGACTGCAAAACCGTAGACATCCGTAATCAAATGTTTAATTAGCTCTAATGGTTTAGTCAGATTGCTTATGCTTTTGTAGCTATGTGTAGcaacattatttttttacaatcttttgtttaaaaaaaataagcagcagatatcttttttttctttgtaggGATTTTTTTAAACTCATAAGTGATGACCACCAtagaaacataaacttttgGAATAAACATGAAAGGAGTTCAAAGAACTAAAGTTGAAAGATTAAAAGTGTTAACATCAGTATCTGTACCACAAAACTACTTATATGTGAATAGCCAAGTAGTACATAAGTGCGAAAAATCTTAAAGGCTTTACTAAAATATTGGGGTAAATAACAAAAGATGAGAACCTGCAAACAAAATTCAAAGCGTAAGACCCAATGATACAAGTGGCTGAGCATTTACTTTGTTACCTACATGTcaatataagaaaacaaataatttaCCACTAAGAAGATGGCTGCACTGCTGGAGCAAGAACATGAAAACAGTCTCTTAAACGGCCTTCACTCGTATCCCATTGGACCTTCATACGATCAATAACTTTATTCAAGACAGTGTTTGCTTCTATGCACAAACCAGAGAAACGTGCTTCCAGTTTATCCCTCTTTGATGCTGGTACCTTTGTGAGTAAATCTTCAATACGTTGCAAGTGTGACATGATACGACAAGTCTTTGTTCTCCCGATCTGAACCTGATAATTAAGATCTTCCAAATGGTCCCTAGCACTAGCCAATTTTTTGCAAACGTCAATTGGCAGTTTTCTTCCTGGTTGTCCCCTCTGGTTCTCTGACAATACCCTCCCTGGCTTATGTATCACTCTCTTTTGGCCCTGTGTTAGTGCTTTCTCCTGATTTAGCAGCATCCTTAGGTCTGCCATTAAGTTTTGTGCTATCCTTCATTGCTCTAACATCCTGCAATGTTTCCATGATTAAAAACATTTGGTGCAACCATAAAAAACATCTGACGTTTAACTCTATAATCCCCAATGTAAACAAGCTGTCTAAAAACGATGCTTTTTGCTAAAGCTTCTCGACTAGATGAAAACAAGTAAATGATATCCAATTATGGCCTGACGGATGGCATCATGATCCTCTGTCCACATCTAACATGATGGTCTACATATACAACATTCGGATGCAATAATGTCCTTCACACTTAGAGCAGGAAATACGACACATGAAAGATAAGGATACTTTTGGTTGTGTAAATACCTCACGTGAAATTAATGTCAAGGTGGCATTTGGAGAGCTATCTAACAAATAGTTTTTGACTTCAGTAGACATGTTAACTCCTTTGCGTGCTTGTTCAGACAATACTTCTGGATACACCTTAAAACTTGTTAAATCGGTAAATGGAGAAGGTTGATGTGAGATTAGTTCCACTGATGATGAAAGAAGctgtagaaattgaagaacatagAATTATACAGTCTTCATAAATGGGACtgttaacaaatatatatcgttcagcaaaaaaatattaatctattttaattatattccgTTATAAAGTAAATTCAATATTCAGAAAAAACAAGTATATATGGGAAGGACATTATAAACATTAAAGACTAACTACCTCAATAATTTCCAAGCTGAGTGTCAGAAATTTGACATTTTTAAGCTGTTGAAGTAGATCAACAATTTTAGCAGCATCTGACTTGTCTGGATTACTAACACAGAGATCCACCTTCTCCAAAGAAGGTAAACTATCCGGAATGACTGGCAAAGAACGCTCACTTTTATATAGCAAGGAAGTAAGCTCAGGTGCAGAAATCAGATGATCGCCATCACAATTTATGATGATGAGATTCTTAAGTTGAGGTGCAATCACATCAACAGCCTTGGACTGCCAGCTTCCATTTTCAAGTTTTAGGTCATAAAGTTTAGGATGATCAATAATAAATCGATAAGATCCTGTTATGCTGCAATTGTTTAGGGTGATATTCTCCAACTTTTCACACAGGGACAAAAAGCTAACACAATCTTCCTCAGACATTGTGACATATTCAAGATGCAACGTTGTCAAAGGGGGAATCATGAAATGGTATTTGGGTGGTGTCATTGTAATGGGGTAACCGCTCGTAGATCCAATGAGTGTGAGACGTTCTAGAGACACAAAATCTAAGGACTCAATAGGGAATTCAAACTTTTTCTCAAGTGTCATAGTCAGTTCTTTGACAAAGCTAGAGCTTGTATAGTGCAATATTCTCTGTGGATGATAAGGACCATATTTTCCACAAATATTGACCTTGAGATAAGATGGATATACCAATAATCACGGTAAGTAAAAAAACCGGTTACAAACTTCGAGAACTTAGGCAATGAAGAAAAATCCTCACTCGCCAAATTGAGATATGGCAGTGATCTCCACATATACATCCATCTAGATGACAAAACACTCAATTCAACATCTTTTAAGACAAAAAAAGAGAGGATTTTATAGATGAGGTCGTTTGGCAAGCTGCTTAGTCTATCACGTTGCACATTCATTCTCATTCTATTATGACGTTGAGAATCCATTATGTCTCCTTTCTTTTATGGCTCCAGAAGGCTGCGAATTGATAGAATGCATGAATCAGCACATAATAAGCATTTTCTCAAGACAATACTTGAACTATAAAGTATATGTTCAGATTTGTAAGAAAACAAATTCATAGTAAAGAGAAAACTCacttttcaagtttataacTATGTTCTTTGAAACAAAGTAACAGACTTTAGCAGTTCTAAATATTACAGAAATAGAAAACGCCTTATGTTTTCCAGCTTTGAGTATGACAATATTTGATCATGTTTTCAGAACTTTCAATGGTGAATATTATTTTGTAACTAATGTCTTTCTTAATATTGAAAACATAGGAATGAAAGCTCAATTGTTAATAAATTTAGGGACTCAAAAAATTGTGAAGCATCATCCGGCCTCATAAGTTAAACTATGTAATATCATATCTAGACCGAAAAGATTTTACTGACTTCTCGCATATGCAGGTACCAAATGATTATAAATGGACAAATTTTGAAGTTCAGTGCTTTTCTGATATTGATAAGCATAATTAAATAGTtccaaacaaaataaataagcaTGAATAAAGGAAAGGGTGAAGTTACCAACCATCAATAGATGGATTGGTACTTAGGGGAACTTGAGGTAAAAGCTCGACAGGATTTTATTCCCATGATGGGTTTGCCCTGGAATTGGAGTTGGCTATATGAAAAGACAATGCCGCTAAACCCAAAATTGTCGATCAAAACTAAAGGAACGGGCGAAGTTCTGGAAAAGGCATCTAAATTAGCCAAAAGGGTCTATTGTCTGCATCTATCTTAGAATGTTTCTGTTGTGTGTATCAAACTTTCAAATAGTGTTATTATATGGATCTGAAGGTAATTTTGCTGATGTGTCATCTATGTAAAAATATCACTAGATgcatacaataacaatattcaAAGGTTCGATACACACAACGGAAACATTCTAAGGTAGATGCATACAATAGACTTGTGTCTAAGGTTAAATGCATCTCCAAACAAATGAGTAACATAACATATATGGGTCACCCTATAAAGAAAGATCAACAGTACAAGTTATTATCAATTTAATGattctaatctaatctaatctaatctaatctaatttaatctgatatgatatatgattattgagtaattaataataaaaagaatttcaGTGAAATTTGTATAACTGCACAACAGTTTTAGGTTTAAAAATGTACCTTTTCTTTTCCACAGAGGATATGCTTCAAGTTTACCgcgcatatatatatttatggaaaCGACAATGCATTTTTGACATTTATAAGACCCGCCAAATCATAAATATGAAAGGGCCTTTGTAAATTGGGCCCATACATTTCCCGTAAAAGATACACATACAGATAAAAGTCGATTGATACTCTACTCCATTATaaaattttcgttttcattttttcaactttactccAAAATACCCTtttcatttattaataatatttttagaaagaaaTCTCAAACCACTTATTTTTATCTCTCTatttaaatctcaatcacttaTTTTAccctctccttcataaatcattttattcctttaattcattcaaaatcttttatctcaaaaaacatatatcaataaattataaaaaaaatatatgggtgttcttaaaatttatgctctttcattagaaatgtcattcactttcgacgaaattttaaatccgagagcggagcctgtacgactaaggcatttgactatcacactctatgacatatcacctcctatgacctatcacactctatgacctatcaccccaccatctcaccgctgcaaagCATGGATACTTTCGCTTGTACGACTCTATACAAATTACCTTATACTACTACTCTATACAATTTATAGTTCCATattaagaaataagaaaaatgagaCACACAAATTAAccaaattatttttgaaaaattaaaatcactaccaaatcttaacattaataaatatcATCGGtatattatattagaaaatatttttattaccacattttaattaaacattttacatcaattatctataccaTTTGACGTCGTCACCATCATCATTCATCACCATTCGTCGGCGCAATTACACCGCCACCATCGCC includes these proteins:
- the LOC122579445 gene encoding uncharacterized protein LOC122579445 → MSTIKMMSKSRVSKDFFSRIRSGGTFSRSFSTSQQWPHVLPSQTRAFNMNHLQSTLFGNRNRNGSRLFASMSNSYGANDRIVRELLAEVEREKQRERDQRKRAGLGTADIDAEDDEDYMGVGPLIEKLEKESAKNVDPRILNMREEPTDSESEEDDHRFTYEAIQNRQDVMQKKLKRHEELLQGFTKSENLDDAFKWMHRIDKFEEKHLRLLPEYRVIGDLVNRLKEATGKDKFLLQHKLNRAIRLVKWKEAYDPNNPANYGVIQNMQSQHDPAQDDEKEKHFVKGASDDEEEFDDMKEADNILLEKINVIDRKLEEKLAQLDHTFGRKGKVLEEEIRDLAEERNSLTEKKRIPLFRKGFDVKLINVNRTCKVTKGGQLIKYTVMLVCGNYHGVIGFAKAKGPAIPSACQKAHEKCFENLHYVERHEDHTIAHAIQTSYKKTKVYLWPGPTQGGMKAGRTVQTILDLAGLKNVKSKVVGSRNPHNTVKALFKGLNAIETPKDVQEKFGRVVAESYLL
- the LOC122610979 gene encoding putative F-box/FBD/LRR-repeat protein At5g44950 — encoded protein: MDSQRHNRMRMNVQRDRLSSLPNDLIYKILSFFVLKDVELSVLSSRWMYMWRSLPYLNLASEDFSSLPKFSKFVNICGKYGPYHPQRILHYTSSSFVKELTMTLEKKFEFPIESLDFVSLERLTLIGSTSGYPITMTPPKYHFMIPPLTTLHLEYVTMSEEDCVSFLSLCEKLENITLNNCSITGSYRFIIDHPKLYDLKLENGSWQSKAVDVIAPQLKNLIIINCDGDHLISAPELTSLLYKSERSLPVIPDSLPSLEKVDLCVSNPDKSDAAKIVDLLQQLKNVKFLTLSLEIIELLSSSVELISHQPSPFTDLTSFKVYPEVLSEQARKGVNMSTEVKNYLLDSSPNATLTLISREDVRAMKDSTKLNGRPKDGQKRVIHKPGRVLSENQRGQPGRKLPIDVCKKLASARDHLEDLNYQVQIGRTKTCRIMSHLQRIEDLLTKVPASKRDKLEARFSGLCIEANTVLNKVIDRMKVQWDTSEGRLRDCFHVLAPAVQPSS